The following are encoded together in the Zonotrichia albicollis isolate bZonAlb1 chromosome 10, bZonAlb1.hap1, whole genome shotgun sequence genome:
- the ZNF142 gene encoding zinc finger protein 142 isoform X1 gives MSAAVTVSEAASREMETLCSELLLPTPGEVGAVGSPGVASAGLAGTPPLAASQELLLAEASMPGEGAHAEGSNVEIFIEAVAGNVTLSNTASATEVLVKVVELYFCERCGQSFSEASLLSQHRCLLLPPQEHLELPGALLASASESQSDPRGTELPGASTQEGSALECLLCPVCQEAFLQPGQLKEHFKTHRAPSGALPCPERGCHFTTEDRKELRAHLRHLHGASPVSCACRACPLLFHSRQAMEQHHRTHFPFHCSHCDFITANAKLFWQHRKGHATESPSEMPTTGGPHNLDKCCILPSASDGQEEPGDCHPGWKASTAEARPAKPVGTGDSSLKEQKASAGEEDSDSSGDESPEEDGESLCEAEAKEDGKAAPKKVEVPQAQHFKGDVAEGSEYLYKTHMCPECKRCFKKRTHLVEHLHLHFPDPSLQCPNCHKYFTSKSKLKIHMMRETGEKAHRCPLCHYSSVEKNALNRHMASMHEDISNFYSDVYSCPVCEEKFRLSQALKEHLKTHKAEPKRLSCFHGDCSYCAEDRKEFVRHLKDAHGIKAVECKYHACSLLFGTAEAMEAHRKTHYAFHCQQCDFICSNKHVFRKHKKQGHPGSEQLQCSFCPYATFNPVEFHDHVGKMHANEKIHKCTECAFATAHKRVLIRHMLLHTGEKPHKCELCDFTCRDVSYLSKHMLTHSNDKNFMCTECGYITKWKHYLNVHMRKHTGDLRYQCNQCSYRCHRADQLSSHKLRHQGKSLICEVCGFACKRKYELQKHMQAKHSQNYQVPVFQCQYCTYQTKYKQALLNHENCKHTKQKEFRCALCSYCTFSNTSLFFHKRKIHGYVPGDKDWLENYASKELEISSSEALFGCEVGAALHMDASSPLTGKEQWMKEKPSQVESQAEEGYQQVFMVPLLEQDAAPPESSSEAERGEGERSCPIAGNALEDDCMQGNAATGSTEIAVSEDVAESCTLHLEALNVSSDPLLENLTGEACVTQPESMEMLSCKEPPAAYEMLGSQGGLGLEDSGNTLEEIPDFEEEVDVQEDKVVKVSAAAGDNQGKDTLKEDMGHLEGSCSDHKVMADTEERETSQAKLPEAWLSMLKPPEQGHLPVPEDAPTSSDNARGGSESVLKALRKQDKEQAETLVLEGRVQMLVVQSESQVFKCEKCSYITRKEKSMSLHSKASCQSRRAPLVCRECGASFKQQRGLNTHLLKKCPVLLKNNKVLKPTSQEAPGLCQPADQPGDNGTEAAGSEKGGSEDSGHAESPWEAELLSDKTQAAGIPLAGAQTSGCHASEKSLLGDSREVAEEPPQQGDETEPGGATGASQSGKPSEKYRLEGGKLHCNACSFVCSRVTTITSHVEDGCRNLEQFWCSQCPETFRSRRALKSHCAAKHIMHPEDKPQRTELPEGDALSVEKDQTSELPLDAAPPKATLPKRRRFSCPTCSFTCHQERAMKTHKKRGCVSLGEFRCSSCPFTSKVAKALRLHRRLHRKHYSKRPQLQCRQCEFTCKQARCLRQHVRIKHEGVKPHKCRYCEFSTTRRYRLEAHQSLHTGVGRIACGICSQTFGTNSKLRIHRLRVHEKTPTHFCPLCDYSSYLQNDITRHVNSCHHGELNFGCSRCEARFSSETALKQHVLRRHEEKVSYSCPRCDFVCHSEATLKCHVQKQHPHLECSTCKETFATREALEEHKTQHFSHRCELCSFAAKERQQLVRHYMESHEPAAPQDKPLHCPFCDFACRHQLVFDQHMKGHGGTRVYKCSDCEYTTKNRQKITWHIRIHTGEKPYKCHLCKYACADPSRLKYHMRIHKEERKYLCPDCGYKCKWVNQLKYHMTKHTGLKPYRCDECEYCTNRADALRVHKETRHQEARSFICEQCGKAFKTRFLLKTHLKKHSEEKPYVCNACGRAFRWAAGLRHHYLTHTNEHPFFCRYCPYKAKQKFQVIKHIQRHHPEHRAVDPSQGVGKDPSTHTVHLHSVQRESQAKGAPRMEQGGECPAENDGTAQ, from the exons ATGAGCGCAGCAGTGACTGTATCagaggctgccagcagggagaTGGAGACCCTGTGCtcggagctgctcctgcccacacCGGGAGAGGTGGGAGCCGTGGGAAGCCCTGGTGTGGCCAGCGCTGGTCTGGCCGGGACACCCCCGCTGGCTGCCAGCCAGGagttgctgctggcagaggcatCGAtgcctggggaaggggctcaCGCTGAAGGAAGCAATGTGGAAATATTCATCGaggcagtggctgggaatgtgaCACTGAGCAACACGGCCAGTGCCACAG AGGTTCTGGTCAAAGTGGTGGAGCTGTACTTCTGTGAGAGGTGTGGCCAGAGCTTCTCAGAGGCCTCTCTGCTGTCCCAGCACCGGTGCCTGCTGCTACCCCCCCAAGAGCACCTGGAACTTCCAGGGGCGCTGTTGGCTTCTGCCAGTGAGAGCCAGAGTGATCCGAGGGGCACAGAGCTGCCCGGAGCCAGCAcacaggagggctctgctctcGAGTGCCTGCTGTGCCCCGTCTGCCAGGAGGCGTTTTTGCAGCCTGGCCAACTCAAGGAGCACTTCAAGACGCACCGTGCCCCGTCgggagccctgccctgtcccgaGCGGGGCTGCCACTTCACCACAGAGGACCGCAAGGAACTGCGCGCTCATTTGCGCCACCTGCATGGGGCCTCCCCCGTGTCCTGCGCCTGCCGCGCCTGCCCGCTGCTCTTCCACAGCCGCCAGGCCATGGAGCAGCACCACCGGACACACTTCCCCTTCCACTGCTCCCACTGCGACTTCATCACAGCCAATGCCAAGCTCTTCTGGCAGCACAGGAAGGGTCACGCCACAGAGTCCCCTTCTGAGATGCCCACAACAGGCGGCCCTCACAACCTTGACAAGTGCTGCATCCTGCCATCAG CATCAGATGGACAGGAGGAGCCAGGTGATTGCCACCCTGGCTGGAAAGCCAGCACAGCAGAAGCAAGGCCAGCAAAGCCTGTAGGTACTGGGGACAGCTCCTTGAAGGAACAGAAAGCATCAGCTGGAGAAGAGGACTCGGACAGCAGTGGGGATGAATCACCAGAGGAGGATGGTGAGAGCCTCTGTGAAGCCGAGGCCAAAGAGGATGGGAAGGCAGCTCCCAAAAAAGTTGAagtgccacaggcacagcactTCAAAG GGGATGTTGCAGAAGGCTCCGAGTACCTCTACAAAACCCACATGTGCCCCGAATGCAAGCGGTGCTTCAAAAAGCGGACCCACCTGGTAGAGCACCTCCACCTGCACTTCCCTGACCCCAGCCTGCAGTGCCCCAACTGCCACAAGTACTTCACCAGCAAAAGCAAGCTGAAAATCCACATGATGCGGGAGACAGGCGAGAAGGCTCATCGCTGCCCACTCTGCCACTACAGCTCAGTGGAGAAGAATGCTCTCAACCGCCACATGGCCAGCATGCACGAGGACATCTCCAACTTCTACTCCGATGTTTACTCCTGCCCCGTCTGTGAGGAGAAGTTTCGGCTCAGCCAGGCCCTCAAGGAGCACTTGAAGACTCACAAAGCTGAACCCAAGAGGCTGAGCTGCTTCCACGGGGACTGCAGCTACTGTGCAGAGGACCGTAAGGAGTTTGTCCGTCACCTCAAGGATGCTCATGGCATCAAGGCGGTGGAGTGCAAGTACCACGCCTGCTCGCTGCTCTTCGGCACGGCTGAGGCCATGGAGGCTCACCGGAAAACCCACTACGCCTTCCACTGCCAGCAGTGTGACTTCATCTGCTCCAACAAGCACGTTTTCCGCAAGCACAAGAAGCAGGGCCACCCGGGCagtgagcagctgcagtgcagtTTCTGCCCCTATGCCACTTTCAACCCTGTGGAGTTTCACGACCATGTGGGCAAGATGCACGCCAATGAGAAGATCCACAAGTGCACTGAGTGTGCCTTCGCCACAGCGCACAAGCGGGTGCTCATCCGGCACATGCTGTTGCACACTG GAGAGAAACCTCACAAGTGTGAGCTCTGCGACTTCACGTGCCGGGATGTGAGCTACCTGTCCAAGCACATGCTGACCCACTCCAACGACAAGAACTTCATGTGCACTGAGTGTGGATACATCACCAAGTGGAAGCACTACCTGAACGTCCACATGCGCAAGCACACGGGAGATCTCCG GTACCAGTGTAACCAGTGCTCGTACCGCTGTCACCGTGCTGACCAGCTGAGCAGCCACAAGCTGCGGCACCAGGGCAAAAGCCTGATCTGCGAGGTGTGCGGCTTCGCCTGCAAGCGCAAGTACGAGCTGCAGAAGCACATGCAGGCCAAGCACTCGCAGAACTACCAGGTTCCTGTCTTCCAGTGCCAGTACTGCACCTACCAGACCAAGTACAAGCAGGCACTGCTGAACCATGAGAACTGCAAGCACACCAAGCAGAAGGAGTTtcgctgtgccctctgttcgtACTGCACCTTCAGTAACACCAGCCTCTTCTTCCATAAGCGCAAGATTCATGGCTACGTTCCTGGTGACAAGGACTGGCTGGAAAATTATGCCAGCAAGGAGCTGGAGATCAGCTCATCTGAGGCACTCTTTGGCTGTGAGGTTGGTGCAGCCCTGCACATGGATGCCAGTTCCCCCCTCACTGGCAAGGAGCAGTGGATGAAGGAGAAGCCATCCCAGGTGGAGTCCCAGGCAGAAGAGGGCTACCAGCAAGTGTTCATGGTGCCCCTCCTTGAGCAGGATGCCGCtccaccagagagcagcagtgagGCAGAGAGAGGCGAGGGGGAGCGGAGCTGTCCTATTGCTGGCAATGCCCTGGAAGATGACTGCATGCAGGGAAATGCTGCCACAGGCTCTACTGAGATCGCTGTTTCTGAAGATGTGGCAGAGAGCTGCACCTTGCACTTGGAGGCACTGAATGTCTCGTCTGACCCTCTCCTGGAGAACTTGACTGGAGAAGCCTGTGTGACCCAGCCAGAGAGCATGGAAATGCTGTCCTGCAAGGAGCCTCCTGCAGCCTATGAGATGCTGGGCTCCCAGGGTGGCCTTGGCTTGGAGGACAGTGGCAATACACTGGAAGAGATCCCAGACTTTGAGGAAGAGGTAGATGTACAGGAAGACAAGGTGGTGAAGGTCAGTGCAGCGGCAGGAGACAACCAGGGAAAAGACACCCTAAAGGAGGACATGGGCCACCTTGAGGGGTCATGCTCAGACCACAAGGTCATGGCAGACACTGAGGAGAGAGAGACCAGCCAAGCCAAGCTGCCAGAGGCCTGGCTTAGCATGCTGAAGCCACCTGAACAGGGccacctgcctgtcccagaggaTGCACCCACCTCCAGTGACAATGCCAGGGGCGGCTCCGAGTCAGTGCTGAAGGCTCTGCGGAAGCAGGACAAAGAGCAGGCAGAGACACTGGTGCTGGAGGGCAGGGTGCAGATGCTGGTGGTGCAGTCGGAGAGCCAGGTCTTTAAGTGTGAGAAGTGCTCGTACATCACACGGAAGGAGAAATCCATGTCCCTGCACTCCAAAGCCAGCTGCCAGAGCCGCCGGGCCCCCCTCGTGTGCCGTGAGTGTGGCGCCAGCTTTAAGCAGCAGAGGGGACTCAACACCCACCTCCTAAAGAAGTGCCCAGTTCTCCTGAAGAATAACAAGGTCCTCAAACCAACCAGTCAAGAGGCACCTGGACTGTGCCAACCTGCTGACCAGCCTGGTGATAATGGTACAGAAGCAGCAGGGAGTGAGAAGGGAGGCTCAGAAGACTCTGGGCATGCTGAGAGCCCTTGGGAAGCTGAACTGCTATCTGATAAAACACAAGCAGCCGGCATTCCTTTGGCTGGGGCACAGACATCAGGCTGTCATGCCTCTGAGAAATCCCTGCTGGGTGACAGCAGAGAGGTGGCAGAAGAGCCTCCCCAGCAAGGGGATGAGACTGAGCCAGGTGGAGCCACTGGTGCCTCCCAGTCTGGGAAACCCTCAGAGAAATACAGACTGGAGGGAGGGAAGCTGCACTGCAATGCCTGCTCCTTTGTGTGCTCCCGTGTCACCACCATCACCTCCCATGTGGAGGATGGCTGCCGAAACCTGGAGCAGTTCtggtgctcccagtgccctgaaACCTTCCGCTCCCGGCGGGCCCTCAAGAGCCATTGTGCTGCAAAGCACATCATGCATCCCGAGGACAAACCCCAAAGGACTGAACTCCCTGAGGGGGATGCACTCAGTGTTGAGAAAGACCAGACCAGTGAGCTTCCACTGGATGCAGCCCCACCAAAAGCCACCCTGCCCAAGAGGAGGCGTTTCTCCTGCCCCACCTGCTCCTTCACCTGCCACCAGGAAAGGGCCATGAAGACACACAAGAAGAGGGGCTGCGTGAGCCTGGGTGAGTTtcgctgctcctcctgccccttcacctCCAAGGTGGCCAAAGCCCTGCGGCTGCACCGCAGGCTGCACCGCAAGCATTACAGCAAGCGACCGCAGCTGCAGTGCCGCCAGTGCGAGTTCACCTGCAAGCAGGCCCGGTGCCTGCGGCAGCACGTCCGCATCAAGCACGAGGGCGTGAAGCCACACAAGTGCCGCTACTGCGAGTTCAGCACCACGCGCCGCTACCGCCTGGAGGCCCACCAGTCCCTGCACACCGGCGTGGGGCGCATCGCCTGTGGCATCTGCAGCCAGACCTTCGGCACCAACTCCAAGCTGCGCATCCACCGCCTGCGCGTGCACGAGAAGACGCCCACCCATTTCTGCCCACTCTGCGACTACAGCAGCTACCTGCAGAATGACATCACCCGCCACGTCAACAGCTGCCACCACGGCGAGCTCAACTTCGGCTGCTCCCGCTGTGAGGCTCGCTTCAGTTCTGAGACGGCCCTCAAGCAGCACGTCCTGCGCCGGCACGAGGAGAAGGTTTCCTACAGCTGCCCACGCTGTGACTTCGTGTGTCACAGTGAGGCCACGCTCAAGTGCCACGTGCAGAAGCAGCACCCCCACCTGGAGTGCAGCACCTGCAAGGAGACCTTCGCCACCCGGGAGGCACTGGAGGAGCACAAGACGCAGCATTTCAGCCACCGCTGTGAGCTGTGCAGCTTTGCAGCCAAGGAGCGGCAGCAGCTGGTGCGGCATTACATGGAGAGCCACGAGCCAGCTGCCCCCCAGGACAAACCCCTGCACTGCCCCTTCTGTGACTTTGCCTGCCGGCACCAGCTTGTGTTTGACCAGCACATGAAGGGCCATGGGGGCACCCGCGTGTACAAGTGCTCAGACTGTGAGTACACCACCAAGAACAGGCAAAAGATCACGTGGCACATCCGCATCCACACTGGTGAGAAGCCCTACAAGTGCCACCTCTGTAAATATGCCTGTGCTGACCCCTCACGTCTCAAG TATCACATGCGGATCCacaaggaggagaggaaatacCTCTGCCCTGACTGCGGCTACAAATGCAAGTGGGTGAACCAGCTCAAGTACCACATGACAAAGCACACGG GCCTGAAGCCATACCGGTGCGATGAGTGCGAGTACTGCACCAACCGCGCGGACGCCCTGCGGGTGCACAAGGAGACACGGCACCAGGAGGCCCGTTCCTTCATCTGCGAGCAGTGTGGCAAGGCCTTCAAGACTCGCTTTCTCCTCAAGACCCACCTGAAGAAGCACAGCGAGGAGAAGCCCTACGTGTGCAACGCCTGCGGGCGCGCTTTCCGCTGGGCAGCTGGCCTGCGCCACCACTACCTGACCCACACCAACGAGCACCCCTTCTTCTGCCGCTACTGCCCCTACAAGGCCAAGCAGAAGTTCCAGGTCATCAAACACATCCAGCGACATcaccctgagcacagggctgttGACCCTAGCCAGGGGGTGGGAAAGgaccccagcacacacaccGTCCACCTCCACAGCGTGCAGAGGGAGAGCCAGGCCAAGGGGGCCCCCAGGATGGAGCAAGGAGGAGAGTGCCCTGCAGAGAACGATGGCACAGCACAGTGA